The genomic DNA TTCAGTCGCGACTCCTCCAGGTCTCCGAAGAGATAGTCGTACACGGAGACATCGGGGATGTCCACGTCGGGGAACGAACTGCGATGCATGTGATCTCCTTTGACCGAACCGAACGACGGACCTCTCCGACGATGCGATTCAGTGTCGCATAGATCGACACTGCGTCCCAAGGGTCATTCCGGCGACCCGCTCAGAGGGGGCGGACGTCCGTTGCCTCGTGCGCGCGGTAGCGCGTGCTCGGGCGCCCCTTGGTCGTGTAGTCGAGCGCACGGAGCGCGCGGCCGGAGCCGGCGAGATGCTCCAGGTAGCGACGGGCGCTCACTCGGGAGATCTGCACGTCCTCCCCGATTTCGCTGGCCGAGGCATTCGGCCGAGCAGAGAGCGCAGACACGACCCGATCCAACGTCTCGGCGCTGAGTCCCTTGGGTACCCCGAACCGCTGACGGAACGCGATGATCGCGTCGGCCGTCTCGACCCTGCGCACGACATCGTGCAGTTCGGTGTGATCGCGCAGCAGCAGCGTCGCCTCGACGCCCTCGCCGTCGACGATGCTGCCGGTGCTGCGGGCGACGAGCACATGCGAGCCGACGATCACAGGGCGTCCTGCGGGCTCGCCTTCGCGGAGAACCGCCATCAGTTCGTCGCCCAGCACGCTGTCGGCATCCGCATCGGTGATGTCCACGGCATCCCTGCCGAGGAACCTCGCGGCCGCATCGTTGACGAGCGTGACGCGGCCCTCAGCGCTGACCGTGATCACGCCCTCGCTGAGGCGGTGCAGGGTGGTCTCCTGATTCTTCACGAGCGCGGCGATCTGGTGGGGTTCCAGACTGTAGATCCGGCGCCGGATGACGGAGGTCACCCATGCCGATCCCAATACGCCGAGCACGGCGGCGGCGAGCATCGCCGAGATCAGCCAGGTGAGGTTGCTCAGGAACTCGGCGTTCAACTCCGATTCGAGGATGCCGACCGATGCCGTGCCGATGACGTCGCCGTCCTCGTCGCGGATCGGCACCTTCACGCGCCACGACGTGCCGAGCGTGCCGGTCTGGGTACCGACGTAGATCTCACCGGAGAGCGGAACGGACGCATCGGTCGACACCTCCTCGCCGATGCGGTCGGGATTCGGGTGGGAATAGCGGATGCCGTCGGCATTGGCCACGACGACGTACGCGAGATCGGACGCTTCACGGATGACCTCGGCGACGGGCTGGATCGCGGCCGACGGGTCGATGTCATCGAACGCATCGAGAACGGTCGGCAGCGAGGCGACCGATTGTGCCACCGCCTGCATCCGCTCCTTGTAGGCCTCCCGGAGCGCATTCTCCTGGAAGGCTCCGGCCACGATGCCGGTCGCCAGGGTCACCAGGAACACGATCAGCGCCTGGAGCAGGAGCAGCTGTACGCGGAGCGTCATCTTCGAAGCCACCTGACCATTGTCGCGCGGTGCCGGGGCGCTCGCGAGGCCTGGAGATGTCCGTCGACGACCAATAGTTCCGAAAGCGGGACCAATGGTTTCCGAAGCTTGAGCAGCAGCATCCGCCCTCTTACGGTTGCGGACAGCAATCACGAACGCTCAAGGAGGAGCGCATGAAGAAGACACGCACCGGCATCCTGGCCGCACTCGCCACAGCCACAGCCCTGGTATTGACCTCTTGTGCCGGCGGGACGACACCCGCCGCCGATGAAGAAGGACCCGAAGAGGCGGTGTCGATCACCGACGTCTCCATCGTGGTCCCCGCAGATCCGGGCGGAGGCTGGGATCAGACCGGCCGCGCCATGTCGGAGCTGCTGACGGGCGAGAAGATCGTCGACTCGGCACCGGTCACGAACGTCGGCGGCGCCGGCGGCACCGTCGGCCTCGCACAGCTCGCCAACCAGAAGGACCCGAACACGCTCATGGTGATGGGCCTGGTCATGGTCGGCGCCGTGGAGACGAACGCCTCTGCGGTGCGGATCGAGGACATGACGCCCATCGCCCGGCTGACCGATGAGCCACTGGTCGTCGTCGTGCCGGCCGACTCGAAATACGACACGCTCGAGGACCTGGTCGAGGACATCGTCGACAAGGGGCAGGCGATCACCATCACGGGCGGCTCCGCCGGCGGCGCCGACCACATCCTCGCCGGACTCATGCTGGAGGCGGCCGGGCTCGATGGAGCCGAGATCGCTGAGAAGCTCAACTACACGCCGAACTCCGGCGGTGGCGAGGCGACGACGCTGATCCTCGGTGGGAAGGTCGCCGCCGGCATCTCCGGCGTCGGCGAGTTCCTGCAGCACATCGAGGCCGGCACCATGAAGGCGCTCGCGGTCTCATCCGAGAAGCCCGTCGAGCAGCTCCCAGATGTGGACACCATCACGGATGCCGGCTACGACGTCGTGCTCACCAACTGGCGCGGAGTGATCGCACCCGGAGGAATCGACGACGCCAGCCGTGCCGAACTCGAGCGGATCGTCACCGAGCTGCACGACTCCGAGGCGTGGGCCGCAGAGCTGGAGACCCGTGGATGGGCCGACGCCTTCCTCACCGGGGCGGAGTTCGATGACTTCCTGACCGGCAACATCGAGGAAGTCACGGCGACCCTGAAGAACATCGGATTGGTCGGCTGACATGACCACGGGGTCTCCGGGAACGGGACCCGACAGCGTACGGGCCGGTACGAACCGGCCCGTACGGCTCGTCGCCTCCCTCCCGATCGGCGAACTCGTCTTCGCCGCACTCATGGTCGCGCTCGGCGTCTTCGCCCTCGTCGGCGTCTTCGCGATCCACGTCCCGGTCGGCGCGCACGTCGGGCCGCGGGTCTTTCCGATCTTCGTCGCCGTGATCCTGCTCGGTGCCGCGCTCGCGGTGCTCGTCGGCATCCTCCGCGGACAGCGTGGCGTGCCGGAAGGCGGTGAGGACATCGATCAGAGCCTGCCGACCGACTGGCTCACCCTGCTCAAGATCACCGGTCTGGTCGTGGCGCACCTGCTGCTCATCGAACCCATTGGCTGGGTTCCGGCAGCCGCTCTGCTGTTCGGCGGGGTCGCGTGGTCGCTCGGGGCCAAGCGCTGGTGGATGGCGCTCCTCATCGGGACCGGGCTCGCCCTCGTCATCCAGATCGTGTTCGGTGGCCTGCTCGGGCTTTCGCTGCCCTGGGGTCCGGCGCTCGAGTGGCTGGGAAGGATGTTCTGATGGACAGCTGGACTCTGCTCCTCGAGGGCTTCGCGACCGCTCTGCAGCCGCAGTACCTCGCCTTCGCCTTCTTCGGCGTGCTGGTCGGCACCGCCGTCGGCGTGCTCCCCGGTATCGGTCCCGCCATGACGGTGGCGCTGCTGCTGCCGCTGACCAACACTCTCGATCCGGCGGCCGCCCTGATCACCTTCGCCGGCATCTACTACGGCGGAATGTACGGCGGTTCGACCACCAGCATCCTGCTGAACACCCCAGGGGAATCGGCCTCGATCGTCACCGCGATCGAGGGGAACAAGATGGCGAAGCTGGGGCGGGGTGCCGCGGCGCTCGCCACTGCCGCCCTCGGATCCTTCGTGGCCGGCACTCTTGCGACCGTCGGGCTGACGCTGCTGGCACCGGTCCTTGCACAGTTCGCGGTGAACCTCGGGCCTGCGGACTACGTTGCCCTGATCGTGATCGCGTTCATCACCGTCGGCGCACTGATCGGATCGTCGGTATCGCGCGGAATGCTGTCGCTCGGCGTCGGCCTCTTCCTCGGTCTCGTCGGCACGGACACGCTGTCCGGTCAGCAGCGCTACACGCTGGGGCTGCTTCCGTTGTCGGACGGCATCGACGTCGTGCTCATCGCGGTCGGCCTGTTCGCGGTGGGGGAGACGCTGTACATCGCCGCGCGGTTGCGCCACGGCGGCGTCTCCGTCATTCCCGTCACCCGCGGCCGGAGCAACAGGATGACCAGGGACGACTGGCGCCGCTCCTGGAAGCCGTGGTTGCGCGGAACTGCGATCGGCTTCCCGATCGGCACGATCCCCGCGGGTGGTGCGGATGTGGCGACCTTCCTCTCGTACGCGACGGAGCGCAAGCTCTCTCGCCACAAGGAGGAGTTCGGCCATGGGGCGATCGAGGGCGTCGCAGGTCCGGAGTCGGCGAACAACGCGGCGGCCGCCGGCGTGCTGGTGCCTCTGCTGACGCTCGGCCTGCCGACGACGGCGACGGCCGCGATCATCCTCACCGCGTTCCAGTCCTACGGGCTGCAGCCGGGTCCGATGCTCTTCCAGAGCCAGTCCACCCTGGTGTGGGCGCTGATCGCGAGCCTCTACATCGGCAATGTCATCCTGATCGTGCTCAACCTGCCGCTGGTGGGCATGTGGGTGAAGCTGCTGCAGATCCCGCGGCCGTATCTCTATGCCGGCATCCTGATGTTCGCCGCTTTCGGGGCGTTCGCGCTGAACTTCTCGGTCGTGGACATCCTGATCCTGCTGGTCATCGGCGTGCTCGGCTATTTCATGCGACGCTACGGGTTCCCGGTCGCGCCGCTCGTGGTGGGCACGATCCTCGGCCCGATGGGGGAGGAACAGCTGCGCAAGGCGCTGCAGTTGAGTCAGGGCGACGTGACGACGCTGATCGCGCAGCCGTTCGCGGCGATCGCGTATGCGCTGCTCGCGTTGCTGATCGTGGGCGGGCTGTGGCTGCGCCGGCGGCAGCGACGGTACGAACAGGCGCTGACCGAGTCGATCGCCGTGCCGATCAAGGCCGATTCGGAAGTCTGAATCGTCGCGCGCCCTGCCCTCCCGACGGGAGGACAGGGCGCGCGGGGCTAGGCTGGAGACGTGATGGATGTCGCAGCTTCGCCGCGCCGCGGGGCTCGGGCCTACGCGGCTTTCGTGGTCATCGGGCTGCTCGCCGGTCTTCTCTCCGGACTCTTCGGCGTCGGCGGCGGCACCGTCATCGTGCCCCTGCTGGTGCTGCTTCTGCAGTTCGATCAGCGCATCGCGGCCGGCACCTCGCTCGCAGCGATCGTGCCGACGGCTACGGTCGGCGTGGTCTCTTATGCGGTGTCGGGTTCGGTGGCCTGGGTCCCCGCGATCATCCTCGCGGCCGGTGCGGTGGTGGGTGCCCAGATCGGCACCTGGCTGCTGCCGCGGATCTCGCAGACGGCGCTGAGGTGGGGCTTCTTCGGGTTCCTGGTCGTCGTCATCGCGAGCCTGTTCCTGGTGATCCCTTCTCGAGATGCCGCCTTCGCGCTCACCTGGTGGAGCGGAATCGCACTCGTCGCCGTCGGCGTCGGCGCCGGGCTCCTCGCCGGCCTGATCGGCGTCGGCGGCGGTGTGATCGTCGTTCCCGTGCTCATGCTGGCGTTCGGGACGAGCGACCTGGTCGCCAAGGGCACGTCGCTGCTGATGATGATTCCGACGGCCGTCTCCGGCACCGTCGGCAATATCCGGCATCGAAACGTCGACCTGATCGCCGCGGCGGTGATCGGCGCCTCCGCCTGCACGACGACCGCACTCGGCGCGTGGTTGGCGACGATCATCGATCCGGCGGCGGGCAACATGCTGTTCGCGGCATATCTCGTCGTGATCGCTGCGCAGATGGCGATGAAAGCCATCCGCGGACGCAAGCGGGGCTGAGCGCGCACTCGGGCTCGAGGATGAAGGAATCTTCATCCTCACCTCATGCAGGCATCATGATCGCCCAGCAGGATGGTCGTATGACCTCCGCACGACGCATCCTGATCCCGGGCGCTCTGATCGCACTTCCGGTGGCCTTCGCCGTGGGCATCGTGGCGCACGCGCAGATGCCCGCAGCTCCGCGGCTGCCGGACGCGCCGGTCACGGTGCAGCTGGCTTCGCCGACGCCGGTCACTCCGGCCCCGCCGGCGCCGCAGGTAGAACCCGCGCCTGCACCACCGGCCGCTCCGGCGCCGGGTGTTCCCGGCGACGACGACGATGACGAGGGCGACGATGACTGATCCGCTGGTCGACCTGCACCAGGTCGCCGAGACCGACGACGTCCGCGTCGGCCGGCCGGGCACTCCGCTGCGCACCCTGCGTGCCCGGTCGATGCCCGCCCGCTGGAGGATCACCGCCTGGATCATCCTCAGCACGATGGTCACGCTCGTCGCGGTGGGCATGATCGGCCGCAGCATCTTCGTGGCCGGCGTGGAGCGGGCGGCGAACACCGAGATCGAACAGGAAGCCGATGAGTTCATCCGGTTCTCGGAGAAGGCCGGGGCAGAGGGGCTCTCCACTCCGGAGCAGCTCCTGCAGGAATACGTGGCGCGGCAGGTGCTGCACGACGAGGTCGTCGTCGGAATCGTCGACGGGTCGATCGTCGCGGTGGCGAACGGCCTCACGGGAGCGAACTCGGTGAGCGGCGGTTCCGCAGAGGTGCCGGGTGGTGACGGACTCGTCGGCCGGCTGCTGGACTCGAATGCGGCATCCGGTGTCGTCGAGACCGGAGACACCGGACCCGCGCGATGGGGACGGCTGGAGTTCACGTCGGGCGACAGCGGCGGGACGCTGATGATCCTGCAGTTCACGCAGGATGCTCGAGCTCAGGTCGACGAGAGCTTCACCGGGATCGCCTGGGCCGCCCTCCTCGGCCTGCTGCTCAGTTCGGGAGTCGCATGGCTCGTCGCCGGTCAGATCCTCGCGCCGGTGCGCGACGTCTACCGCGTCGCGCGCGACATCGGCGAGCACGATCTCACCGCCCGCGTGCCGGTGGACGGCAGCGACGACATCGCGGCCGTCGCGACGACTTTCAACCAGATGCTCGATCGACTCGAGGCCGTCCATGCCACGCAGCAGAGATTCGTCGACGATGCGGGTCACGAACTGCGCACCCCGATCACGATCGTTCGCGGCCACCTGGAACTGCTCAGCGACGACCCTGAGGAGCGCAAGGCCACGCTGCGGCTGATCAGCGACGAACTCGATCGGATGAGCCGCATCGTCACCGACCTGCTCGTCCTCGCCCGCGCGCAGCAACCGGACTTCGTCCGCGTCGCATCGTGTGATGTGACCGCGCTCACGCTCGACATCGAGGCGAAGGCGCAGGCGCTCGGTGCTCGACGATGGCAACTGATGGAGGTCGCCGAGGGCAGCGTCCGCCTCGATCCGCAGCGCGTCACCCAAGCCGTTCTGCAGTTCGCGGCCAACGCGGTGCAGGTGACCGATGAGGACGACCGCATTCGGATGGGCTCCCGCTTCGAAGGAGACGGCACCGAGCGGTTGCTGCGGCTCTGGGTGCAGGACACCGGCCCTGGCGTGCTCGCGGAGGATGCGGAGCGGATCTTCGAGCGCTTCGTCCGCGGCTCCGCTCGCGGCGACACGGTCGGGCGGCATGGCTCGGGCCTCGGGCTCGCCATCGTGCGCGCGATCACCGACGGCCACGGCGGATCGGCCTGGGTCGACAGCGTCCCGGGCGAGGGCGCCACTTTCGGAATCGACATCCCGGCGCCGATCGACGCACGGGAATCGGCTGCCGGCGAACGGTCGCCGGCGCTCATCGCAGAGAGGAACTGAGATGCGGACCATCCTCATCGCGGAAGACGACCCGCACATCGTTTCGTTCGTGCGGCGTGGTCTGCGCGCCGCCGGATACGACACCGCGGAGGCGGCGGATGGCGAGACGGCCCTCATCCTCGCGCGCGGCGGGACGTTCGATCTGGTGCTGCTGGACATCGGCCTCGGCGGAATGGACGGCTTCGACGTCCTCGCTCACCTCCGAGGGGAGGGCGTCACCACTCCCGTGATCGTGCTGACGGCGCGTGATTCGGTGATCGACACCGTCCGTGGTCTGGAGAGCGGAGCCAACGACTACGTCACCAAGCCCTTCCAGTTCGCGGAGCTTCTCGCTCGGGTGCGACTGCGCATCGGAGACGGAGAAGGACGAGCATCCGGTCCCGTGCTCGCACACGGCGACGTGCACGTGGATGTGCGAGCGCGTCGTGTGACAGTGGGCGGCGAGATGCGGGAGCTCACCTCGCGCGAGTTCGCACTGCTGGAGGTGTTCATCGAGAACGCGGGGCAGGTGCTCTCCCGCGACCAGCTGATCGGTCACGTCTGGGGTATGGATTTCGATCCCGCGTCGAACGTCGTGGACGTGTACGTGCGGGCGTTGCGGGGCAAGATCGGCGCAGACCGCATCGAGACCGTGCGCGGGGCGGGATATCGACTGCGATGAGCACCCTGATCGACTCCCGAACCGGCGTGAACTCGACGACTCCCGAGATCCTGGAGCCGCCGACCGAGCGTCCGAAGCATGTGCGTTTCGCGACCATCCCTCCGGTCAGGATGTCCGGCGCCGGCCGCTCCCTGCCCGAGCGCGCACCGCAACTCCGCGATCGCCCGGCACCGCCGCGTTCCCGGGCGATCGGCGGGCGGGACCGGATGCGTCGCGTCATCGCACTCGTGGCGCTCGCCGCCGTACTGGCTGCCGGTGCCGCGATGGCCCTGTCGGCGGCCGGGGCGCCCGTGTCCACCGCTGCCGGTGCTGCGGGCGGCCTCACGGTGCCGGTCGCCATCACCGTGACCGTGTTCCTCCTCGCCGTCTGGGCG from Microbacterium sp. LWO13-1.2 includes the following:
- a CDS encoding response regulator transcription factor; its protein translation is MRTILIAEDDPHIVSFVRRGLRAAGYDTAEAADGETALILARGGTFDLVLLDIGLGGMDGFDVLAHLRGEGVTTPVIVLTARDSVIDTVRGLESGANDYVTKPFQFAELLARVRLRIGDGEGRASGPVLAHGDVHVDVRARRVTVGGEMRELTSREFALLEVFIENAGQVLSRDQLIGHVWGMDFDPASNVVDVYVRALRGKIGADRIETVRGAGYRLR
- a CDS encoding tripartite tricarboxylate transporter permease translates to MDSWTLLLEGFATALQPQYLAFAFFGVLVGTAVGVLPGIGPAMTVALLLPLTNTLDPAAALITFAGIYYGGMYGGSTTSILLNTPGESASIVTAIEGNKMAKLGRGAAALATAALGSFVAGTLATVGLTLLAPVLAQFAVNLGPADYVALIVIAFITVGALIGSSVSRGMLSLGVGLFLGLVGTDTLSGQQRYTLGLLPLSDGIDVVLIAVGLFAVGETLYIAARLRHGGVSVIPVTRGRSNRMTRDDWRRSWKPWLRGTAIGFPIGTIPAGGADVATFLSYATERKLSRHKEEFGHGAIEGVAGPESANNAAAAGVLVPLLTLGLPTTATAAIILTAFQSYGLQPGPMLFQSQSTLVWALIASLYIGNVILIVLNLPLVGMWVKLLQIPRPYLYAGILMFAAFGAFALNFSVVDILILLVIGVLGYFMRRYGFPVAPLVVGTILGPMGEEQLRKALQLSQGDVTTLIAQPFAAIAYALLALLIVGGLWLRRRQRRYEQALTESIAVPIKADSEV
- a CDS encoding HAMP domain-containing sensor histidine kinase, with the translated sequence MTDPLVDLHQVAETDDVRVGRPGTPLRTLRARSMPARWRITAWIILSTMVTLVAVGMIGRSIFVAGVERAANTEIEQEADEFIRFSEKAGAEGLSTPEQLLQEYVARQVLHDEVVVGIVDGSIVAVANGLTGANSVSGGSAEVPGGDGLVGRLLDSNAASGVVETGDTGPARWGRLEFTSGDSGGTLMILQFTQDARAQVDESFTGIAWAALLGLLLSSGVAWLVAGQILAPVRDVYRVARDIGEHDLTARVPVDGSDDIAAVATTFNQMLDRLEAVHATQQRFVDDAGHELRTPITIVRGHLELLSDDPEERKATLRLISDELDRMSRIVTDLLVLARAQQPDFVRVASCDVTALTLDIEAKAQALGARRWQLMEVAEGSVRLDPQRVTQAVLQFAANAVQVTDEDDRIRMGSRFEGDGTERLLRLWVQDTGPGVLAEDAERIFERFVRGSARGDTVGRHGSGLGLAIVRAITDGHGGSAWVDSVPGEGATFGIDIPAPIDARESAAGERSPALIAERN
- a CDS encoding tripartite tricarboxylate transporter TctB family protein, whose amino-acid sequence is MTTGSPGTGPDSVRAGTNRPVRLVASLPIGELVFAALMVALGVFALVGVFAIHVPVGAHVGPRVFPIFVAVILLGAALAVLVGILRGQRGVPEGGEDIDQSLPTDWLTLLKITGLVVAHLLLIEPIGWVPAAALLFGGVAWSLGAKRWWMALLIGTGLALVIQIVFGGLLGLSLPWGPALEWLGRMF
- a CDS encoding sulfite exporter TauE/SafE family protein — its product is MDVAASPRRGARAYAAFVVIGLLAGLLSGLFGVGGGTVIVPLLVLLLQFDQRIAAGTSLAAIVPTATVGVVSYAVSGSVAWVPAIILAAGAVVGAQIGTWLLPRISQTALRWGFFGFLVVVIASLFLVIPSRDAAFALTWWSGIALVAVGVGAGLLAGLIGVGGGVIVVPVLMLAFGTSDLVAKGTSLLMMIPTAVSGTVGNIRHRNVDLIAAAVIGASACTTTALGAWLATIIDPAAGNMLFAAYLVVIAAQMAMKAIRGRKRG
- a CDS encoding tripartite tricarboxylate transporter substrate-binding protein codes for the protein MKKTRTGILAALATATALVLTSCAGGTTPAADEEGPEEAVSITDVSIVVPADPGGGWDQTGRAMSELLTGEKIVDSAPVTNVGGAGGTVGLAQLANQKDPNTLMVMGLVMVGAVETNASAVRIEDMTPIARLTDEPLVVVVPADSKYDTLEDLVEDIVDKGQAITITGGSAGGADHILAGLMLEAAGLDGAEIAEKLNYTPNSGGGEATTLILGGKVAAGISGVGEFLQHIEAGTMKALAVSSEKPVEQLPDVDTITDAGYDVVLTNWRGVIAPGGIDDASRAELERIVTELHDSEAWAAELETRGWADAFLTGAEFDDFLTGNIEEVTATLKNIGLVG